One window from the genome of Hippoglossus hippoglossus isolate fHipHip1 chromosome 10, fHipHip1.pri, whole genome shotgun sequence encodes:
- the LOC117769156 gene encoding C-X-C motif chemokine 2-like gives MSGIMKVLLLLAASVCISTALLNESGQNCLCQRTYNSTDGSDLKDIQIYPATIFCDKVEIVVTTGAGHRYCLNHRAKAVKAIVIRILRSKRNAITPPQSS, from the exons ATGTCCGGCATCATGAAAGTGCTCCTGCTCCTGGCTGCCTCGGTCTGCATCTCTACAGCCCTGC tcAACGAATCCGGTCAGAACTGTCTGTGTCAGCGTACCTATAATTCCACTGACGGGTCGGATTTAAAGGACATCCAGATCTACCCGGCAACCATCTTCTGTGACAAAGTGGAGATTGT TGTCACCACCGGCGCAGGCCATCGCTACTGCCTGAACCACAGGGCGAAGGCAGTGAAAGCCATCGTGATTCGGATCCT AAGGAGCAAGAGAAACGCCATCACCCCCCCCCAGTCCAGCTGA